A genomic window from Variovorax paradoxus includes:
- a CDS encoding acetate--CoA ligase family protein gives MTKQNSFAGFLQPRSVAIVGASPQAGNPRNALVRNLLKHGFEGKVYPVTPSNSEIEGLKAYKTVADLPEVPDVALVITPAHTVADVIAECGRKGILNAIVFSSGFEEVEGGQENARQLADAARRHGVTVVGPNCNGFWSVRQRAIMSFSGAALNIEKITHAPVAVLSQSGALAGAIANSLNAAGMGLSYIVSVGNETCVDVLDAASAIIEQDDVRVVLLYLEGLRNASRILDIAQRARERGVQLVALKTGRSAVGLDATASHTGKIASSHAVYASVFEQAGVIEVDSIAELMEAVEALTFLRDPRDSQDVKGGVSVLSASGGAGALLADHSSERGITMSEFNAATVAQLDAILPSYARKTNPIDLTGAINTAPDMLKAACEAVAADPRTEAVIVQFASTVRRHLLANAEAFKALARKVPVFLSIMGEAVEPEIRKDFRDAGVLLVGDPSAAMNALALLYRRRNATRLPALPQRRDAPLRDAPVAWPEMMQFCEDSGVTPAKWVVLGAEDRAGEACKRLSYPLVVKALPSEAEHKTELGLVKLRVQSADEVDALAAQFRERMGKPGAGILVQEMVGDGIEVVLSCLRNADFGPVISIGTGGVAIELYRDVAYLALPVSEEQVVAALQRLKLWTLLQGFRGKPPADVEALARAAVRFGDMFLASPEVKEFEINPVMVKKKGEGLAAVDALVTTELGGGH, from the coding sequence ATGACCAAGCAAAATTCTTTCGCCGGATTCCTTCAACCCCGCAGCGTCGCCATCGTCGGTGCATCGCCCCAGGCCGGCAACCCACGCAATGCGTTGGTGAGGAACCTCCTCAAGCATGGCTTCGAGGGCAAGGTGTACCCCGTCACGCCCAGCAACTCCGAGATCGAGGGCCTGAAGGCCTACAAGACAGTGGCGGATCTGCCCGAAGTTCCCGACGTTGCGCTCGTGATCACGCCCGCGCACACGGTCGCGGACGTGATCGCCGAGTGCGGCCGCAAGGGCATCCTCAACGCGATCGTCTTCAGCTCCGGATTCGAGGAAGTGGAAGGCGGCCAGGAAAACGCCCGGCAACTTGCCGACGCGGCAAGACGGCACGGCGTGACCGTCGTCGGCCCCAACTGCAACGGCTTCTGGTCCGTGCGCCAGCGCGCCATCATGAGCTTCAGCGGCGCGGCCCTGAACATCGAGAAGATCACCCATGCGCCGGTGGCCGTGCTGAGCCAGAGCGGCGCGCTGGCAGGTGCGATCGCCAATTCGCTCAACGCCGCCGGCATGGGGTTGTCCTACATCGTCAGTGTCGGCAACGAGACCTGCGTGGATGTGCTCGATGCCGCCAGCGCGATCATCGAGCAGGACGATGTGCGCGTCGTGCTGCTCTACCTCGAGGGCCTGCGCAATGCGAGCCGGATCCTCGACATTGCACAACGCGCCCGCGAACGCGGCGTGCAGCTCGTCGCCCTGAAGACCGGCCGCTCGGCGGTGGGGCTGGACGCGACTGCTTCGCACACCGGAAAGATCGCTTCGAGCCACGCTGTCTACGCCTCTGTCTTCGAGCAGGCCGGCGTCATCGAGGTCGACAGCATCGCCGAGCTCATGGAAGCCGTCGAAGCGCTGACCTTCCTTCGCGATCCGCGCGACAGCCAGGATGTCAAGGGCGGGGTGTCGGTCCTGAGCGCCTCGGGCGGGGCGGGCGCCTTGCTCGCGGACCACAGCAGCGAGCGGGGCATCACGATGAGCGAATTCAATGCCGCCACGGTGGCCCAGCTCGATGCCATCCTTCCGTCGTACGCACGCAAGACCAATCCCATCGACCTGACAGGCGCGATCAACACTGCACCGGACATGCTCAAGGCTGCTTGCGAGGCCGTCGCGGCCGATCCCAGAACGGAGGCGGTGATCGTCCAGTTCGCTTCCACTGTGCGCCGCCATCTGCTTGCCAACGCAGAGGCGTTCAAGGCGCTTGCCCGCAAGGTGCCGGTGTTCCTCAGCATCATGGGCGAGGCCGTGGAGCCCGAGATCCGAAAGGACTTCAGGGACGCAGGCGTGCTTCTGGTGGGTGATCCATCGGCGGCAATGAACGCCCTGGCGCTGCTCTATCGGCGACGCAACGCCACGCGCTTGCCCGCGTTGCCGCAGCGTCGGGACGCGCCTTTGCGGGACGCCCCGGTGGCGTGGCCGGAGATGATGCAGTTTTGCGAAGACAGCGGGGTAACGCCGGCCAAGTGGGTCGTGCTCGGTGCCGAAGACCGCGCCGGCGAAGCCTGCAAGCGCCTGTCCTATCCGTTGGTCGTCAAGGCTCTGCCTTCCGAGGCGGAGCACAAGACGGAATTGGGTCTGGTCAAGCTTCGCGTTCAATCAGCCGATGAAGTCGATGCGCTCGCCGCGCAGTTCCGGGAGCGCATGGGAAAGCCCGGGGCCGGCATCCTGGTGCAGGAGATGGTCGGCGACGGTATCGAAGTCGTGCTTTCGTGCCTTCGCAATGCGGATTTCGGTCCTGTGATTTCGATCGGCACGGGTGGCGTTGCCATCGAGTTGTACCGCGACGTTGCCTACCTCGCATTGCCTGTCTCCGAGGAGCAGGTGGTTGCCGCGCTGCAGCGGCTCAAGCTCTGGACCCTGTTGCAGGGATTTCGCGGCAAGCCGCCCGCGGATGTCGAGGCGCTTGCGCGCGCAGCGGTGCGATTCGGCGACATGTTCCTGGCCAGCCCCGAAGTCAAGGAGTTCGAGATCAACCCGGTCATGGTGAAAAAGAAGGGCGAAGGCCTTGCGGCAGTGGATGCGCTGGTGACAACCGAGTTGGGCGGCGGGCACTGA